A genomic window from Rhodococcus sp. KBS0724 includes:
- a CDS encoding DUF3618 domain-containing protein yields the protein MPRDTESIEREIEKARNQLASTLDELTVRTNPKRLVENTKKTVLAKLNEPNVKYALIAVGSVVGLLVIRKIIR from the coding sequence GTGCCCAGGGACACCGAGAGCATCGAGCGCGAGATCGAGAAGGCGCGTAACCAGCTCGCGAGCACACTCGACGAACTGACGGTACGTACCAACCCGAAGCGGCTGGTCGAGAACACCAAGAAGACGGTGCTCGCCAAGCTGAACGAGCCGAATGTGAAGTACGCGTTGATCGCCGTGGGATCCGTTGTCGGACTCCTGGTCATTCGCAAGATCATTCGCTGA
- a CDS encoding amidase, translating into MTDLPDSEVAFAGVVGQAELIRSGQLSARELTEQTLRRIERLNPTLNAFTRVLADEAIAEATRLDERQASSDPVGPLHGVPIAIKDENDVAGTPTTYGGAAVTRIAKEDSEVVRRLRDAGAVVIGKTTMPEFGIWPFTETAAHGYTRNPWNTTVSTGGSSGGTAAAVASGMVAAGIGGDGGGSIRLPSAFCGLFGLKAQRGRVSTAPNGNLWRSLGTLGPLTRSVRDSALVYDAITGTTAVDDYRAQPLEGSFTEAAARPPGSLRIAVSTRCPVRGITPAPEVVAGVRAVAEMLSALGHHVDEHDPDYPDATASFLPQVLGGVRDEALRVDRPDLLEKRTRALSSIGRIASPGRVGRSAYRRGQRIAHTVNQVFDTYDIVLTPTTPALPRRIGQLEGTGLLSAVRKALPIAAYCSIWNVCGNPAAAVPAGFSSAGLPLSVQLVSRPNGELTILSLAQQLEGRIGWTSSRPPQA; encoded by the coding sequence ATGACTGATCTGCCCGATTCGGAAGTCGCATTTGCCGGCGTCGTCGGTCAAGCCGAACTGATCCGCAGCGGCCAACTGTCGGCTCGTGAATTGACCGAACAGACTCTTCGGCGGATCGAACGCCTCAATCCCACACTCAACGCCTTCACCCGCGTACTCGCCGACGAGGCAATCGCCGAAGCCACCCGACTCGACGAGCGCCAGGCCTCCAGCGACCCGGTCGGTCCACTGCACGGCGTGCCCATCGCGATCAAGGACGAGAACGACGTAGCCGGAACACCGACAACGTACGGCGGCGCGGCCGTTACGCGAATCGCGAAAGAAGACTCTGAGGTAGTCCGGCGCCTACGCGACGCCGGCGCAGTCGTCATCGGAAAAACCACGATGCCGGAGTTCGGCATCTGGCCGTTCACCGAGACAGCCGCACACGGGTACACCCGAAATCCTTGGAACACAACAGTATCTACGGGAGGATCGAGCGGCGGCACGGCAGCGGCTGTCGCGTCGGGCATGGTGGCCGCGGGAATCGGCGGCGACGGCGGCGGTTCCATCCGACTTCCGTCGGCGTTCTGCGGATTGTTCGGACTGAAAGCGCAGCGTGGACGGGTGAGCACCGCACCGAACGGCAACCTGTGGCGCAGTCTCGGGACGCTCGGCCCGCTCACGCGTTCGGTTCGGGACAGCGCACTCGTCTACGACGCCATCACCGGCACTACGGCGGTGGACGATTACCGGGCTCAGCCACTCGAGGGGAGCTTCACCGAGGCCGCCGCACGCCCACCCGGATCCCTGCGCATCGCGGTGTCCACCCGCTGTCCTGTGCGCGGCATCACACCGGCGCCCGAAGTGGTTGCCGGAGTTCGTGCCGTCGCAGAAATGTTGAGCGCGTTGGGGCATCACGTCGACGAACACGATCCCGACTATCCCGATGCAACAGCGTCATTCCTGCCCCAGGTACTCGGCGGCGTTCGCGACGAGGCCTTACGCGTCGACCGGCCGGACCTCCTCGAAAAGCGAACCCGCGCACTGTCGTCGATCGGCAGGATCGCGTCGCCGGGGCGCGTCGGCAGGTCCGCATACCGGCGGGGCCAACGGATCGCGCACACCGTCAACCAGGTTTTCGACACGTACGACATCGTGCTGACGCCAACCACACCCGCGTTACCGCGGCGGATCGGTCAACTCGAAGGCACCGGCCTGCTGTCCGCCGTCCGCAAAGCCTTGCCGATCGCGGCGTACTGCTCGATCTGGAATGTGTGCGGCAATCCGGCGGCGGCCGTGCCTGCCGGATTTTCCTCCGCCGGGCTCCCCCTCAGCGTCCAACTGGTGTCGCGACCGAACGGCGAGCTGACAATTCTCTCGCTCGCGCAGCAACTCGAGGGTCGGATCGGGTGGACGAGTTCCCGTCCGCCGCAGGCCTGA
- the orn gene encoding oligoribonuclease produces MQDKLVWIDCEMTGLRLESDKLIEIAALVTDSELNILGEGVDIVIHADDDALAAMPDVVKKMHAKSGLTEEVRKSTVTLAEAEKEVLAYIREHVPVAGTAPLAGNSIATDRGFISRDMSALDTYLHYRMIDVSSIKELSRRWYPRIYFGQPEKGLAHRALADIKESIRELKYYRGTAFVPAPGPSSAEIAAVVEGLGPA; encoded by the coding sequence GTGCAGGACAAATTGGTATGGATCGATTGTGAAATGACCGGGCTGCGGCTGGAGTCGGACAAACTCATCGAGATTGCGGCTCTGGTAACCGACAGCGAATTGAACATCTTGGGCGAAGGCGTGGACATCGTCATCCACGCCGACGACGACGCATTGGCCGCCATGCCGGACGTCGTGAAGAAGATGCACGCCAAATCAGGTCTGACCGAAGAAGTTCGCAAGTCGACGGTCACCCTCGCCGAAGCGGAGAAAGAGGTGCTCGCCTATATCCGTGAGCACGTTCCCGTCGCCGGCACTGCTCCCCTGGCCGGCAATTCCATCGCCACCGACCGCGGATTCATCTCGCGGGACATGAGCGCCCTGGACACTTACCTGCACTACCGGATGATCGACGTCAGTTCCATCAAGGAACTCTCGCGTCGCTGGTACCCGCGGATCTACTTCGGCCAGCCCGAAAAGGGCCTCGCGCACCGCGCCCTGGCCGACATCAAGGAATCCATCCGCGAACTCAAGTACTACCGCGGCACCGCATTTGTCCCCGCGCCCGGACCGTCCAGCGCAGAGATCGCAGCCGTCGTAGAGGGCCTCGGGCCTGCCTGA
- a CDS encoding helicase HerA-like domain-containing protein, giving the protein MTVDPKDSAVSLTPAEKAKVAKAAAAEAARVAAEAAQAAEDAEREALAAESAAAEGTETQSAPSGAAVEIATGYASEGQALELGSIVVDGVADPAARVRIPLATVNRHGLIAGATGTGKTKTLQGIAEQLSAAGVPVVMADVKGDLSGLSKAGESNDKITARAVETGDDNWTPSGMPVEFLSLGTGGIGIPVRATITSFGPILLSKVLGLNETQESTLGLIFHWADIQGLALLDLKDLRSVIAHLTSAEGKADLKGIGGVSTATAGVILRALVNLEADGGDTFFGEPELETEDLLRVVGGAGVITLFELGAQAARPAMFSTFLMWVLADLFQTLPEEGDLEKPKLVFIFDEAHLLFADASKAFLQQVEQTVKLIRSKGVGVFFCTQLPTDIPNSVLSQLGARVQHALRAFTPDDQKALNKTVRTYPKTEHYDLEKALTSLGTGEAIVTVLSEKGAPTPVAWTKIRPPRSLMDTIGNDAIKAAAASSPLYQKYGQTIDRESAYEKLTAKVAGAPTADPSLDLPPLPDLSQLPPPPPVEPDGPNIAEQILGNSAVKSFLKSAASAAGREISRSIFGTGSRRRR; this is encoded by the coding sequence ATGACCGTGGATCCCAAGGACAGTGCTGTTTCGCTCACGCCGGCCGAGAAGGCGAAAGTGGCCAAGGCGGCCGCTGCCGAAGCTGCTCGGGTTGCTGCCGAGGCCGCACAAGCCGCCGAGGATGCCGAGCGTGAGGCCCTAGCTGCGGAGAGTGCTGCTGCGGAGGGCACGGAGACGCAGTCCGCTCCGTCCGGTGCCGCTGTCGAGATCGCTACGGGCTATGCGTCGGAGGGGCAGGCACTGGAGCTGGGGTCGATCGTTGTCGACGGAGTTGCCGATCCCGCCGCCCGGGTGCGCATTCCCTTGGCCACCGTGAACCGTCACGGCTTGATTGCCGGTGCAACCGGTACGGGTAAGACGAAGACATTGCAGGGCATCGCGGAACAACTCTCAGCAGCGGGTGTGCCCGTCGTGATGGCGGATGTGAAGGGTGATCTCTCGGGATTGTCGAAAGCCGGTGAGAGCAACGACAAGATCACGGCCCGCGCTGTCGAGACGGGCGACGACAACTGGACTCCGTCCGGGATGCCCGTCGAATTCCTGTCGCTGGGAACCGGCGGTATCGGGATTCCGGTCCGCGCCACGATCACCAGTTTCGGGCCGATCCTGCTCAGTAAGGTTTTGGGCCTCAACGAGACTCAGGAGTCCACGCTGGGATTGATTTTCCACTGGGCGGACATTCAGGGTCTTGCGTTGTTGGATCTCAAGGACTTGCGTTCCGTCATTGCGCATCTCACCAGTGCCGAAGGCAAAGCAGATCTGAAGGGGATCGGCGGCGTATCCACGGCTACGGCCGGGGTCATCCTGCGCGCTTTGGTCAATCTCGAGGCTGACGGCGGCGACACCTTCTTCGGTGAACCGGAACTCGAAACCGAGGATCTGCTGCGGGTAGTCGGTGGCGCCGGCGTCATCACACTCTTCGAACTCGGCGCGCAGGCCGCGCGGCCTGCGATGTTCTCCACCTTCCTGATGTGGGTACTGGCAGACCTGTTCCAGACCCTGCCGGAGGAAGGGGACTTGGAGAAACCCAAGTTGGTGTTCATCTTCGATGAGGCCCATCTCTTGTTCGCCGACGCGTCGAAGGCCTTTCTCCAGCAGGTCGAGCAGACCGTGAAGCTGATTCGTTCCAAGGGCGTCGGCGTGTTCTTCTGCACGCAGTTGCCCACCGATATCCCCAATTCTGTTCTGTCGCAGCTGGGTGCGCGGGTGCAGCATGCTTTGCGCGCGTTCACTCCGGACGATCAGAAGGCGCTCAACAAGACGGTTCGCACCTACCCGAAGACGGAGCATTACGACCTGGAGAAGGCTCTCACATCGTTGGGAACCGGTGAGGCTATCGTTACCGTCCTCTCGGAGAAGGGGGCGCCGACGCCGGTGGCCTGGACCAAGATTCGTCCACCCCGCTCCTTGATGGACACGATCGGCAACGACGCCATCAAGGCTGCGGCCGCGTCGAGTCCGCTCTACCAGAAGTACGGCCAGACCATCGATCGTGAATCGGCGTACGAGAAACTGACAGCGAAGGTGGCCGGGGCACCCACGGCAGACCCGTCGCTGGATCTGCCGCCGCTACCGGA
- a CDS encoding Ig-like domain-containing protein, with translation MAAVSLGALVLVTACTSSGAAVNTEGAAPIDSNPLTELIKPKVTATVADGAIGFSPGDPVRIDVADGTLSDVRMVNAEGKTVAGAIAVDGASWVTAEPLGYNRKYKIEAQAYGLGGASTTVTSFTTSAPGNLTKPYVMPGEGSVVGIGQPIAVQFDENIPDRKAAEESITVTTTPAVEGAFYWVNNREVRWRPEEYWAPGTKVDVKVNVYGRDLGKGVFGQEDATTSFDIGDSVIAIADDNTKQVTFQVNGETVMTMPTSMGKDSTPTDNGVYIIGDRFANMVMDSSTYGVPVTSSDGYKTPVDWATRMSYSGIFFHSAPWSVGQQGYSNTSHGCLNLSPANAKWVYDNTKRGDIVIVKNTVGGTLSGTDGLGDWNIPWNVWKAGNADV, from the coding sequence ATGGCTGCCGTGTCGTTGGGTGCGTTGGTTCTGGTGACCGCGTGCACGTCCAGTGGGGCTGCCGTGAACACCGAGGGTGCCGCGCCGATCGACTCCAATCCTCTGACTGAGCTCATCAAGCCTAAAGTCACCGCCACCGTCGCTGACGGCGCAATCGGTTTCTCTCCGGGAGATCCGGTCCGCATCGACGTCGCCGACGGCACCCTGTCCGACGTTCGGATGGTCAACGCCGAGGGTAAGACGGTTGCCGGCGCGATTGCAGTCGACGGAGCGTCGTGGGTGACCGCTGAACCCCTGGGCTACAACCGCAAGTACAAGATCGAGGCCCAGGCTTACGGTTTGGGCGGCGCCAGCACCACGGTGACGTCGTTCACGACCAGTGCGCCCGGCAACCTCACCAAGCCGTACGTGATGCCGGGCGAGGGTTCGGTGGTCGGTATCGGCCAGCCGATCGCCGTGCAGTTCGACGAGAACATTCCCGATCGCAAGGCTGCCGAAGAGTCCATCACCGTCACGACGACCCCGGCCGTCGAAGGTGCTTTCTACTGGGTCAACAACCGTGAGGTGCGGTGGCGTCCGGAGGAATACTGGGCGCCGGGCACCAAGGTCGACGTCAAGGTCAACGTCTACGGACGCGATCTGGGCAAGGGCGTCTTCGGTCAGGAGGACGCCACGACGTCCTTCGACATCGGTGATTCCGTGATCGCGATTGCCGACGACAACACGAAGCAGGTCACTTTCCAGGTCAACGGCGAGACTGTCATGACCATGCCCACGTCGATGGGTAAGGACAGCACCCCCACCGACAATGGTGTCTACATCATCGGCGACCGGTTCGCGAACATGGTCATGGACTCCTCGACGTACGGAGTGCCTGTCACGTCGTCCGACGGATACAAGACTCCGGTCGACTGGGCGACACGAATGTCCTACAGCGGCATCTTCTTCCATTCGGCGCCGTGGTCCGTCGGGCAGCAGGGTTACTCCAACACCAGCCACGGCTGCCTCAACCTGAGCCCCGCCAACGCCAAGTGGGTATACGACAACACCAAGCGCGGCGACATCGTCATCGTGAAGAACACTGTCGGTGGCACGCTCTCGGGTACCGACGGCCTCGGGGACTGGAACATCCCGTGGAACGTGTGGAAGGCCGGTAACGCGGACGTCTGA